Proteins encoded together in one Quercus lobata isolate SW786 chromosome 3, ValleyOak3.0 Primary Assembly, whole genome shotgun sequence window:
- the LOC115978929 gene encoding uncharacterized protein LOC115978929 isoform X1 produces MVALTASFAAAPSAATITMAMAKKRSGGTVCYAELSFPSFLPKQVENIKDTFARKLATRIDRLPVPVGFSDNSIMSSCVRPLIQSKTSPVVLLHGFDSSCLEWRYTYPLLEEAGLETWAVDILGWGFSDLERLPPCNVASKREHFYQLWKSHIKRPMILVGPSLGAAVAIDFVANHPEAVEKLVLIDASMYAEGTGNLATLPRIAACAGVYLLKSIPLRLYVNVLAFTGISFGTSLDWTNVGRLHCLYPWWEDATVDFMISGGYNVSAKIQQVKQKTLIIWGEDDQIISNKLAVRLHCELPNATIRRIPDCGHLPHVERPNSVAKLIVDFVQEDCYKEIECVSQY; encoded by the exons ATGGTGGCCCTCACAGCGAGCTTCGCAGCAGCACCATCAGCAGCAACAATTACAATGGCGATGGCGAAGAAACGCAGTGGTGGGACAGTGTGTTACGCTGAGTTGTCGTTCCCTTCGTTTCTCCCAAAACAAGTGGAGAATATCAAAGACACTTTCGCTCGTAAGCTCGCCACGAGGATTGACAGACTTCCTGTACCT GTCGGCTTCTCGGATAATAGTATCATGAGTAGTTGTGTGAGGCCATTAATACAGAGCAAGACAAGTCCAGTGGTTCTTCTCCATGGTTTTGACAG CTCCTGTTTAGAATGGAGGTACACGTATCCGTTGCTTGAGGAGGCTGGTTTAGAGACTTGGGCTGTGGACATACTTGGTTGGGGTTTCTCTGATTTAG AAAGGCTTCCACCATGTAACGTGGCATCTAAGCGTGAACACTTTTATCAG CTTTGGAAATCACACATCAAAAGGCCAATGATATTGGTTGGACCAAGCCTCGGTGCTGCTGTTGCAATTGACTTTGTAGCTAACCATCCAGAAGCC GTTGAAAAGCTGGTTTTAATCGATGCAAGTATGTATGCAGAAGGCACAGGAAATCTAGCAACTTTACCCAGAATTGCAGCATGTGCTGGG GTTTATTTATTGAAGAGCATCCCGCTGCGCTTATATGTAAATGTTTTGGCCTTTACTGGCATCTCATTTGGTACTAGCTTAGATTGGACTAAT GTGGGCCGCTTGCATTGTCTATATCCTTGGTGGGAAGATGCAACTGTGGATTTTATGATTAGTGGGGGATATAATGTTAGTGCAAAAATACAGCAG GTAAAGCAAAAGACACTTATCATATGGGGTGAGGATGACCAGATCATTAGTAACAAGCTTGCAGTG AGACTGCACTGTGAACTGCCAAATGCAACTATACGTCGAATACCAGATTGTGGTCATCTTCCTCATGTCGAAAGGCCCAACTCAGTTGCCAAATTGATTGTGGATTTTGTTCAAGAAGATTGCTATAAAGAGATTGAATGTGTTTCCCAATATTGA
- the LOC115978929 gene encoding uncharacterized protein LOC115978929 isoform X2: MVALTASFAAAPSAATITMAMAKKRSGGTVCYAELSFPSFLPKQVENIKDTFARKLATRIDRLPVPVGFSDNSIMSSCVRPLIQSKTSPVVLLHGFDSSCLEWRYTYPLLEEAGLETWAVDILGWGFSDLERLPPCNVASKREHFYQLWKSHIKRPMILVGPSLGAAVAIDFVANHPEAVEKLVLIDASMYAEGTGNLATLPRIAACAGVGRLHCLYPWWEDATVDFMISGGYNVSAKIQQVKQKTLIIWGEDDQIISNKLAVRLHCELPNATIRRIPDCGHLPHVERPNSVAKLIVDFVQEDCYKEIECVSQY; this comes from the exons ATGGTGGCCCTCACAGCGAGCTTCGCAGCAGCACCATCAGCAGCAACAATTACAATGGCGATGGCGAAGAAACGCAGTGGTGGGACAGTGTGTTACGCTGAGTTGTCGTTCCCTTCGTTTCTCCCAAAACAAGTGGAGAATATCAAAGACACTTTCGCTCGTAAGCTCGCCACGAGGATTGACAGACTTCCTGTACCT GTCGGCTTCTCGGATAATAGTATCATGAGTAGTTGTGTGAGGCCATTAATACAGAGCAAGACAAGTCCAGTGGTTCTTCTCCATGGTTTTGACAG CTCCTGTTTAGAATGGAGGTACACGTATCCGTTGCTTGAGGAGGCTGGTTTAGAGACTTGGGCTGTGGACATACTTGGTTGGGGTTTCTCTGATTTAG AAAGGCTTCCACCATGTAACGTGGCATCTAAGCGTGAACACTTTTATCAG CTTTGGAAATCACACATCAAAAGGCCAATGATATTGGTTGGACCAAGCCTCGGTGCTGCTGTTGCAATTGACTTTGTAGCTAACCATCCAGAAGCC GTTGAAAAGCTGGTTTTAATCGATGCAAGTATGTATGCAGAAGGCACAGGAAATCTAGCAACTTTACCCAGAATTGCAGCATGTGCTGGG GTGGGCCGCTTGCATTGTCTATATCCTTGGTGGGAAGATGCAACTGTGGATTTTATGATTAGTGGGGGATATAATGTTAGTGCAAAAATACAGCAG GTAAAGCAAAAGACACTTATCATATGGGGTGAGGATGACCAGATCATTAGTAACAAGCTTGCAGTG AGACTGCACTGTGAACTGCCAAATGCAACTATACGTCGAATACCAGATTGTGGTCATCTTCCTCATGTCGAAAGGCCCAACTCAGTTGCCAAATTGATTGTGGATTTTGTTCAAGAAGATTGCTATAAAGAGATTGAATGTGTTTCCCAATATTGA
- the LOC115978928 gene encoding erlin-2-B-like translates to MDTHQPRPVTPQSPHGGGGGGGFSAILTVFLSFIAIFAMIVIPSSSTFRNGFSILHQVPEGYVGVYWRGGALLKMITDPGFHLKLPFITHYEPVQVTLQTDQVRDIPCGTKGGVMINFEKIEVVNRLHKDYVHDTLLNYGVKYDNTWIYDKIHHEINQFCSSHSLQQVYIDVFDQIDEKMKDALQGDCTRYAPGIEIISVRVTKPKIPESIRRNFEQMEEERTKVLIAIEKQRVVEKEAETNKKMAISEAEKVANVSKILMEQKLMEKDSVRKQQEIENQIYMARQKSLADADFYRLLKEAEANKLKLTPQFLELKFIEAIADNTKIFFGEKIPNMFLDQRLLGNFLQQLSRDVSEEEKSIA, encoded by the exons ATGGATACACATCAACCGAGACCCGTAACTCCACAGTCTCCTcacggcggcggcggcggcggcggttTTTCTGCGATTCTCACAGTCTTCCTATCCTTCATCGCAATCTTCGCCATG ATAGTGATTCCTTCATCATCAACTTTTAGGAATGGTTTTTCCATTTTGCACCAAGTCCCAGAAGGCTATGTTGGGGTTTACTGGAGAGGAGGCGCCCTTCTAAAGATGATTACAGATCCAG GTTTTCATCTGAAGCTACCTTTTATAACCCATTATGAGCCTGTTCAAGTAACCCTTCAGACAGATCAA GTGAGGGATATTCCTTGTGGTACAAAAGGAGGTGTCATGATCAACTTTGAGAAGATAGAG GTTGTTAACCGGCTTCACAAGGACTATGTGCATGACACTCTGCTGAACTATGGGGTGAAGTATGACAATACATGGATATATGACAAAATTCATCACGAGATCAATCAGTTTTGCAGCTCTCACTCTCTTCAGCAAGTCTACATTGATGTTTTTGATCAA attgatgaaaagatgaaagaTGCTCTCCAGGGTGACTGCACACGTTATGCTCCAGGTATTGAAATCATTAGTGTTCGTGTTACGAAGCCAAAAATCCCGGAAAGCATAAGACGCAATTTTGAACAGATGGAAGAGGAACGCACTAAG GTCTTAATTGCTATTGAGAAACAGAGAGTGGTTGAGAAAGAGGCAgagacaaataagaaaatggCTATCAGTGAAGCTGAAAAGGTTGCAAATGTGAGCAAGATCCTTATGGAACAGAAGTTGATGGAAAAGGATAGTGTCAGGAAGCAGCAAGAAATCGAGAACCAGATATACATGGCTCGGCAAAAAAGTTTGGCCGATGCAGATTTCTACCG TTTACTGAAGGAAGCTGAAGCAAACAAGTTGAAGCTGACACCGCAATTTCTTGAGCTTAAATTCATCGAGGCCATAGCTgataatacaaaaattttttttggggaaaag ATACCTAATATGTTTTTGGATCAGAGGCTGCTTGGTAACTTCCTGCAACAGTTATCTAGGGATGTGTCTGAAGAGGAGAAATcaatagcttaa